The genomic DNA TAAAGAAAAAGGCCCTTAATATAAAATAAGGTAACAGTTGGGTTTGCTTTTTACACATACAAAACTTATAATTGATAAAGTGTAATAACGTTTAGAAGTATTTTCGTGAAGAATATACGCCCGGTTATATACGTGAGCATTCAGGAAAAGGGCTTTTCCGCAAATTCGGAAAACGCCTTTTTTTAAATGATAAGTATAGGATAGAAAAGGAGAAGTAACATTGACAACATTTCGAGAATTAGGATTAAGTGAGTCTTTACTGCAATCGGTTGAAAGTATGGGCTTTGAAGAGGCTACGCCGATTCAAGCTGAAACAATTCCACATGCATTGCAAGGTAAGGATATTATTGGGCAAGCGCAAACAGGTACAGGGAAAACAGCAGCATTCGGATTACCACTATTAGATAAAGTGGATACAAATAAAGAAGCAGTTCAAGGTATTGTTATCGCGCCAACGCGTGAATTAGCAATTCAAGTTGGAGAAGAGCTATACAAAATTGGTAAACATAAACGTGTTCGTATTCTACCAATTTATGGTGGTCAAGATATTAACCGCCAAATTCGTGCTCTAAAAAAACACCCACACATTATTGTTGGTACGCCGGGTCGTATTTTAGATCATATTAACCGTAAAACACTTCGCTTACAAAACGTAGAGACTGTTGTTCTTGATGAAGCGGATGAAATGTTAAACATGGGCTTCATTGAAGATATTGAAGCGATTTTAACAGATGTGCCAGAAACACATCAAACATTATTATTCTCAGCGACAATGCCAGATCCAATCCGTCGTATTGCTGAGCGTTTCATGACTGAGCCTCAACACATTAAAGTAAAAGCAAAAGAAGTAACAATGCCAAACATTCAGCAGTTCTATTTAGAAGTGCAAGAAAAGAAAAAGTTTGACGTGTTAACACGCTTACTAGATATTCAATCTCCAGAGCTTGCGATCGTATTCGGTCGTACAAAGCGTCGTGTTGATGAATTATCAGAAGCATTAAACTTACGTGGTTATGCAGCAGAAGGTATTCATGGTGACTTAACACAGGCGAAACGTATGTCTGTATTACGTAAATTTAAAGAAGGTGCTATTGAAGTTCTTGTTGCAACAGACGTTGCTGCACGTGGTCTTGATATTTCAGGCGTAACACACGTATACAACTTCGATATCCCACAAGATCCAGAATCATACGTTCACCGTATCGGTCGTACTGGCCGTGCAGGTAAAAAAGGTATTGCAATGTTATTTGTAACACCACGTGAATCAGGACAATTAAAAAATATCGAGCGTACAACAAAACGTAAAGTTGATCGCATGGAAGCACCGACACTTGATGAGGCATTAGAAGGTCAACAACGTTTAATCGCTGAAAAACTTCAAAGCACGATTCAAAATGAGAACTTATCATACTACAAGCGTATTGCAGAAGAAATGTTAGAAGAGAATGACTCTGTAACAGTAGTAGCTGCTGCTTTAAAAATGATGACTAAAGAGCCGGATACAACTCCGATTGCTTTAACATCAGAACCACCAGTTGTTTCAAGAGGTGGCGGTTCTAAAAAACGTGGCGGTAACGGAGGCGGATACCGTGATGGTAACCGTAATCGTAGTCGTGATGGACGCGGTGGTGGCGATGGTCGTAACCGTGATGGACGTAATCGTGACGGAAACCGTGATCGCAATCGTGATGGAAACCGTGATCGTAATCGTGATGGTGGTAGTCGTGGTCGTAGAGGTGAAGGTCAAGGTCGCCCAGGATCTTCAAATGGACGCGGCGAAAGAAAACATCATAGCCGTCCACAAGCTTAATAAAAAAAGAGAATGCCCTTTGCGGGCATTCTCTTTTTTTATTTCTGTAATTGTGCATACTACATAGTAGTTATGATAGAAAAGGGGCTGTTATATGCTTGTAAGGCTTGGTTACGTTGCGATGAGTGTGCATTTGAAGAATGCATCCCCATCTCAAACGATGACGTACGCACAGTTTCAGAAAATAGATGATCGTGATGCTGCAATTCGTAAACTTGAAAGAATTGCTAATTCCAATTTGGAAAATTGTTTGCGTTTATTAAAGCATAATAAGGGACATGACATATCTTTCTTTCGGCTTAGTTCTAAGCTCATTCCTTTAGCGAATCATGAGGAATTGTTAGAGTGGAACTATATTCGTCCTTTAAAAGAAAAATTGAAAGAATTAGGTGAATATGCAATTCATATGAATATGCGAATTGATTTTCATCCAGATCATTTTGTTGTACTAAATTCACCTGAGGAGAGTGTTTTCAAACAATCTGTAAAGACATTGCAGATGCACAAAAAATTATTAAAAGGCATGGGGATTGAACATAAGCAACGATGTGTACTACATGTTGGAGGAGGGTATAAAGATAAAGAACTTGCATTAGAGCGTTTTATAGAGAATTGGTCTAATGTCCCAAGGGGTATTCAAGAAATGATTATATTAGAAAATGATGATACAACTTTTACGTTAGAGGAAACATTATATTTAGGAGAAAAATTAGATATTCCCGTCGTGTTTGATTTGCATCACCATATGATGAATAATGAGCAAGAAGATTGGTATGAAGATTGGGCACGTGTTGTTCATACGTGGGAAACATCTTTGTTGCCAGTTAAAATGCATATCTCTAGCCCTAGAGAGGGAAAAGATCCAAGAGCTCATGCAGATTATATTAATGTAGACGCATTTTTATCTTTTTTAAGAAGGATAAAGGGAAGTGTTCCGCAAATTGATTGTATGATTGAGGCGAAGATGAAGGATGAGTCTTTATTTCAATTAATGAGGGATTTAAGCGAACAGGTAGATGTAGAAATTATCGATGGTGCAAGCTTTTATATTAAATAAGCTTTGCACCATCGTTTTTTTTGGTTAAAAAAGGAGTTAAAATGCCGCCGGTTATTAAACCTGTTAAATGACTGATCGGATTGGCGGAAGGGTTAAAGAAAGTAAATAGCAGTAATAGAAGTATCATAATTGAGAAAATGGCAATTTCTTTTGGTTGTGAAGAGCGGTAACGATTGTACAATAAAAATAATTGTGCGCCTAATAGTCCGAAAATCCCACCTGATGCACCTGCGTGAATATATTCAGGTGGCATAATAATATAAGAAGAAATATTTCCAAAAATTCCAGAAATAAAAAATAGAATAAAAAAAGAAAAGTGTCCGAGTTGCTTTTCGATAGAAGAACCAAGTGCAAACAAAAAAATACTATTAGAAAGAAAATGTTGTAAGTCTACGTGTACCAGAAGGGAAGTTATGACACGCCACCATTCTCCTTTAGCGATATATTCATTAGAGGCTGCCAGTGGGAAGAGGAAAAAGTCGCCTAATATCATCAGGACTAAGTGAATAAGAAGTAAGGTGAGAATAGTCGATTGTAAAGAAATCTGAGTGGATCTTATTAGCATACGGTTACTATCACCCCTTTTGCATCAGAAAGATTCTCTGTTATTCTTATCAATATGAAAGAAGAAAGTTAAATAGAAGAAGGGGATTTTGAAATGATTATAGGGATTGGAATCGATATTATTGAATTAAATCGTATTGAAAAAATGCTAGATGGAAAGCTTAAATTTATGGAACGTATTTTAACGAAAAATGAACGTAATGTTGCTATGGA from Bacillus cereus G9842 includes the following:
- a CDS encoding DEAD/DEAH box helicase, with translation MTTFRELGLSESLLQSVESMGFEEATPIQAETIPHALQGKDIIGQAQTGTGKTAAFGLPLLDKVDTNKEAVQGIVIAPTRELAIQVGEELYKIGKHKRVRILPIYGGQDINRQIRALKKHPHIIVGTPGRILDHINRKTLRLQNVETVVLDEADEMLNMGFIEDIEAILTDVPETHQTLLFSATMPDPIRRIAERFMTEPQHIKVKAKEVTMPNIQQFYLEVQEKKKFDVLTRLLDIQSPELAIVFGRTKRRVDELSEALNLRGYAAEGIHGDLTQAKRMSVLRKFKEGAIEVLVATDVAARGLDISGVTHVYNFDIPQDPESYVHRIGRTGRAGKKGIAMLFVTPRESGQLKNIERTTKRKVDRMEAPTLDEALEGQQRLIAEKLQSTIQNENLSYYKRIAEEMLEENDSVTVVAAALKMMTKEPDTTPIALTSEPPVVSRGGGSKKRGGNGGGYRDGNRNRSRDGRGGGDGRNRDGRNRDGNRDRNRDGNRDRNRDGGSRGRRGEGQGRPGSSNGRGERKHHSRPQA
- the uvsE gene encoding UV DNA damage repair endonuclease UvsE yields the protein MLVRLGYVAMSVHLKNASPSQTMTYAQFQKIDDRDAAIRKLERIANSNLENCLRLLKHNKGHDISFFRLSSKLIPLANHEELLEWNYIRPLKEKLKELGEYAIHMNMRIDFHPDHFVVLNSPEESVFKQSVKTLQMHKKLLKGMGIEHKQRCVLHVGGGYKDKELALERFIENWSNVPRGIQEMIILENDDTTFTLEETLYLGEKLDIPVVFDLHHHMMNNEQEDWYEDWARVVHTWETSLLPVKMHISSPREGKDPRAHADYINVDAFLSFLRRIKGSVPQIDCMIEAKMKDESLFQLMRDLSEQVDVEIIDGASFYIK
- a CDS encoding rhomboid family intramembrane serine protease, which encodes MLIRSTQISLQSTILTLLLIHLVLMILGDFFLFPLAASNEYIAKGEWWRVITSLLVHVDLQHFLSNSIFLFALGSSIEKQLGHFSFFILFFISGIFGNISSYIIMPPEYIHAGASGGIFGLLGAQLFLLYNRYRSSQPKEIAIFSIMILLLLLFTFFNPSANPISHLTGLITGGILTPFLTKKNDGAKLI